The region TTGTCGAACCGCCAAAAAATAAAGTTGTAATAAAAATAATAATCAGTAAAAAAATCTCTTTAATGAGTTTCACTTTCATGTTTTCTCCAAAATTTTGAGTTTTTATACAAACATAAAAAATAAAAGTGCCAATTCCTGCCTTTGTTAAGTTCAGAATCTCACTGAACAAGGTATTTCGAATACTATCAAAACAGAATAATCGACTATTAAACCAATATAGTTGAGTAATCTGGATTTTTATATGAGGCTCTCAGAACAAAATAAAGTATTGGATGGTCTTACTGACCGGATTAATTTTGAATCAGCAATCTGATATGTTTAACTAATCTGAGGTTTTATTGAGATCATTAATTAAGATAGTCTTTGTTCTTTTATTTATTGCAATTGTGGGATTTACACTGGTAGTTAATGAAGAAAAGACAATTGAACCGACAATGTCCGAGAATTACACTGCTCCAGAGGAAGCAATAACTGCTGACAGGTCATTAGTCGAATTTACTGACAAAGGAACTATGAAAGCCAGCTGGTATGGACCAGGTTTTCATGGTAAAAGAACTGCAAATGGCGAGATTTATGATCAAATGTCATTTACAGCTGCTCATAAATCGTTGAAATTTGGCACTTTATTGAAAATAACAAATCCCAAAAACGGAAAGTCTGTTATTATCAGAATAAACGATAGAGGTCCTTATATTTCAGGACGGGATCTTGATCTTTCAAAAGCTGCTGCACTAGAACTTGGGTTGATGCGAAACGGTGTTGGTAGAATGAAAGTTGAAGAAATCAAGATCGCTGGATTAGAGGGAAACTCAATGATGTACTAAGAACAAGTCATCATTATTAAAGAAGTAAGCCCGGTTTAACCGGGTTTTTCTTTTTTAAAGACTAATTTATCACACTTCAATATTATAAATTGAAATACTATAAAGCTTATCTTATTTTAGCATTATCAATATGAAGATCTTATCAAAACAATTTATAAATAGGTGAAATAATGTTAAATAAAATTAAAGAATTGCTGGGCAATGAAGCTGATTCATTGTTATCATACAAAGCTAAGTTTCCTAAAGAACAACTAAATCTACCTGGACCTGATTTTGTTGATAGAATTTTTGCACAAACCGATAGAAACATCAACGTTTTACGAAATCTACAATGGATTTTTAAGTCAGGCAGATTGTCGGGAACCGGTTATTTATCAATCCTTCCTGTTGATCAGGGAATTGAGCACAGCGGAGGAGCGTCATTTGCACCCAATCCGGAGTATTTTGATCCTGAAAGTATAGTTAAGCTTGCAATTGCAGGCGGGTGTAACGCAGTTGCATCAACACTTGGTGTACTTGGAATGACAGCAAGAAAATACGCTCATAAAATTCCATACATTGTAAAAATAAATCATAACGAATTACTTACTTATCCCAATAAATTTGATCAGATAATGTTTGCAAGTGTTGAGCAGGCTTATGATATGGGCGCAGCCGCAGTTGGCGCAACAATTTATTTCGGTTCCGAAGAAAGCGGAAGACAAATTGTTGAAGTTAGCCAAGCTTTTCAGTATGCTCACGAACTTGGAATGGCAACTGTATTGTGGTGTTATTTAAGAAATCCCGCTTTTAAATCTGACAAAGATTATCATGTATCTGCAGATTTAACCGGACAGGCAAACCATCTTGGTGTTACAATTGAGGCTGATATTATCAAACAAAAACTTCCTGAAAATAACGGCGGATATAATTCATTAAAGAATTTTGGGAAAACCAGTAAAAAGGTTTATACTGATTTGACAACTGATCACCCAATTGATCTTACACGTTATCAGGTTATTAATAACTTTATGGGACGTGCTGGATTGATTAACAGCGGCGGAGCCAGCGGCGAAAACGATTTTGCTGAAGCAGCTAAAACAGCAATTATAAACAAACGTGCGGGTGGAATGGGATTGATTTCCGGTCGTAAAGCCTTTCAGCGTCCGATGGCTGAAGGAGTTAAATTGTTAAATCTTATTCAGGATGTTTATCTTGAAAAAGAAATAACCGTTGCTTAGGCTGGTTTTCAAAATATTTAAACTTAACAAACCCAGTTTCTCTAAGAAATTGGGTTTGTTTTAGATATTACTTTAAAAATTAGTCTTAAACATTTAGAATTGATCTATCGGGGTTTATTTTTACTGCGTTAGCAGATAATCAGCAATCTTTCCCAAATCTTTTACATCTTTATTATTATACGGAGGCATTATTGTGCCGGGATATTTCTCCTGGTAATCTTTAAATCTATCCGAATCCATATAAGAGTTCGGATTTCGTAAATAGTTGATAAGATTATCTCTGCTGCTCCAGTATTGTTTGATATCTTTAAGGGATGGTCCTGACTTAGAACCTGCTAAATCATTGCCATGGCAGGTAATACATCCGAAAGACTGGAATAATCTTTCCCCGGATATTTCGGCTGTGTTTTGTTCACTTAAGTTTTGATTATTCAGATTAGAAAAGTCCATAGAGGATTCTTCCTTTGATGTCATTCTACCTAACAGAAGGAGAATAATAAATAAAAATAAGAGAGCCGATACCCATATTTGAGGTTTAGTCATATTTCAATTAATAGATTATTTTCAGAAAATTATTTTTGAACTTATTCAATCTCGAAGGAAGCATTTACAACACCGACAATTTCTTTCTCAATCGAACTTAAATCATTAATACCGTAATCAGAGATTGCATTTGAAAATTTTGGTGTAATTTGAAGCACTCCCATTCGGGCATTTCTCATTGGACCCAGCGTCCGGTTTGTAGCTTCAGCAATTTTTTGAGCTCTGATCATAGCATCTTTTGCCGCTTCAGCTTGTATTTCAATTTTCAAATCAGCCATTTTTGTATAATGGTACTCCGGCTGCTCAACCTGAAAACTTACTCCCCTTTCAATTAAAGAGGTAATATCCAATGAAATCTCTTTTATTTTGTTAACATCTGATGATTGAATTTCTATTCGCTGGCTATATACATATCCTATTATTCTTCCGGTTTGATAACCTTGTTCACTCATTTCATAAACAGGATAATTATTGATTGTAAAAAATTCAATCTTATCTTTCGGAAATCCCTTTTGTTCTAAATAGGAAATTAAAATCGGCTTTTGTCTGTTCAATTCAGAATAAGCCCTGTCTGAAGTTGAAGACTGAACTGAAATTGAACCGCGTAAAAAGCCAAGGTCTGAGACAATCTCTTTTTTAGCAGAACCAGTAACATTTATTGTTTGATTCGCACTTTGATTTGACTTCCAGGCGCTTGTAAAAACAAAGACACCTATTATAAAACTAATTCCAATTACTATTGCCGGAATAAATAGATCACTCTTCTTTTCCATATTATTAACTACTTTACTCTTTAAATCAATTAAATTGTGTGGCAACATATTAAAAAACAGTTATTTTAACAACACAATTCAAATCAGTTAAGAGTCCGGACACTAGAAGAATTATAAGATATTGCAATCAAAAGAAATTGATATTATGAAAAAACCAAATAGACTTGTCAATGAAAAAAATCCTTATCTGCTTCAGCATGCTTACAATCCGGTTGATTG is a window of Ignavibacterium sp. DNA encoding:
- a CDS encoding septal ring lytic transglycosylase RlpA family protein, whose protein sequence is MRSLIKIVFVLLFIAIVGFTLVVNEEKTIEPTMSENYTAPEEAITADRSLVEFTDKGTMKASWYGPGFHGKRTANGEIYDQMSFTAAHKSLKFGTLLKITNPKNGKSVIIRINDRGPYISGRDLDLSKAAALELGLMRNGVGRMKVEEIKIAGLEGNSMMY
- a CDS encoding class I fructose-bisphosphate aldolase, which codes for MLNKIKELLGNEADSLLSYKAKFPKEQLNLPGPDFVDRIFAQTDRNINVLRNLQWIFKSGRLSGTGYLSILPVDQGIEHSGGASFAPNPEYFDPESIVKLAIAGGCNAVASTLGVLGMTARKYAHKIPYIVKINHNELLTYPNKFDQIMFASVEQAYDMGAAAVGATIYFGSEESGRQIVEVSQAFQYAHELGMATVLWCYLRNPAFKSDKDYHVSADLTGQANHLGVTIEADIIKQKLPENNGGYNSLKNFGKTSKKVYTDLTTDHPIDLTRYQVINNFMGRAGLINSGGASGENDFAEAAKTAIINKRAGGMGLISGRKAFQRPMAEGVKLLNLIQDVYLEKEITVA
- a CDS encoding cytochrome c translates to MTSKEESSMDFSNLNNQNLSEQNTAEISGERLFQSFGCITCHGNDLAGSKSGPSLKDIKQYWSSRDNLINYLRNPNSYMDSDRFKDYQEKYPGTIMPPYNNKDVKDLGKIADYLLTQ
- a CDS encoding SIMPL domain-containing protein (The SIMPL domain is named for its presence in mouse protein SIMPL (signalling molecule that associates with mouse pelle-like kinase). Bacterial member BP26, from Brucella, was shown to assemble into a channel-like structure, while YggE from E. coli has been associated with resistance to oxidative stress.) translates to MEKKSDLFIPAIVIGISFIIGVFVFTSAWKSNQSANQTINVTGSAKKEIVSDLGFLRGSISVQSSTSDRAYSELNRQKPILISYLEQKGFPKDKIEFFTINNYPVYEMSEQGYQTGRIIGYVYSQRIEIQSSDVNKIKEISLDITSLIERGVSFQVEQPEYHYTKMADLKIEIQAEAAKDAMIRAQKIAEATNRTLGPMRNARMGVLQITPKFSNAISDYGINDLSSIEKEIVGVVNASFEIE